From Streptomyces sp. NBC_01754, a single genomic window includes:
- a CDS encoding extracellular solute-binding protein, with protein sequence MRSAGFRRTRTRRAAAVVTVFALTALASCGTSSSDSGDDGGGSAGSSDPAAPLDPKAEVTLSIDCMPPAAKAAELREWNEDIKTFNAMYPNVKINGKSTPGQCLEPPRFTAMLKGKSQPDVFYAYFTDLQQVLDNDGAEDISAYVTEKSVPALKDIQPQVVDVARKDGKLYALPTSNYTMGLMVNRKLFTQAGLDPDSPPATWDEVRTAAGKIAGLGKGIAGFGEYSAGNNGGWHFAATQYGLGGDLVDASGEKAAFNDEKGKQVLQQLHDMRWEDDSMGKTQLLKWGDLQKQISTDKLGMFLAAPDDITYMVQQLGAEYENFGMGPIPGAQGTLFGGNNYMIKKGSSPDKIKAAVAWLNFKNLSPGKGQFDWARAKADKLPVGLPQPNFFTGESKTKDDAARAANATMPVENFRAFMDNPVPGKAEPPKAQEIYKVLDVAMSAVLTNKDADIDKLLDTAERQVNQILANK encoded by the coding sequence GCCGTCGTCACCGTATTCGCCCTGACCGCCCTTGCCTCCTGTGGCACGAGCAGCAGCGACAGCGGTGACGACGGCGGCGGCTCCGCCGGCTCGTCCGATCCGGCAGCGCCACTGGACCCGAAGGCCGAGGTGACGCTGTCGATCGACTGCATGCCCCCGGCCGCGAAGGCCGCGGAGCTGCGGGAGTGGAACGAGGACATCAAGACGTTCAACGCGATGTACCCGAACGTCAAGATCAATGGGAAGTCCACGCCGGGCCAGTGCCTGGAGCCGCCCCGCTTCACGGCCATGCTCAAGGGCAAGTCGCAGCCCGACGTCTTCTACGCCTACTTCACCGACCTCCAGCAGGTGCTCGACAACGACGGCGCGGAGGACATCTCGGCCTACGTGACCGAGAAGTCGGTACCGGCGCTGAAGGACATCCAGCCGCAGGTGGTCGACGTGGCCCGCAAGGACGGCAAGCTCTACGCCCTGCCGACCAGCAACTACACCATGGGCCTGATGGTCAACCGGAAGCTGTTCACCCAGGCGGGCCTGGACCCGGACAGCCCGCCCGCCACCTGGGACGAGGTCCGCACGGCCGCCGGGAAGATCGCGGGACTCGGCAAGGGGATCGCGGGCTTCGGCGAGTACAGCGCCGGCAACAACGGCGGCTGGCACTTCGCCGCCACGCAGTACGGCCTCGGCGGCGACCTGGTCGACGCGAGCGGTGAGAAGGCCGCCTTCAACGACGAGAAGGGCAAGCAGGTCCTCCAGCAGCTGCACGACATGCGCTGGGAGGACGACAGCATGGGCAAGACCCAGTTGCTCAAGTGGGGCGATCTGCAGAAGCAGATATCCACCGACAAGCTCGGCATGTTCCTCGCCGCGCCCGACGACATCACCTACATGGTGCAGCAACTCGGCGCGGAGTACGAGAACTTCGGCATGGGTCCGATCCCCGGAGCCCAGGGCACCCTCTTCGGCGGCAACAACTACATGATCAAGAAGGGCAGCTCGCCCGACAAGATCAAGGCCGCCGTCGCCTGGCTGAACTTCAAGAACCTCAGCCCAGGCAAGGGCCAGTTCGACTGGGCCCGTGCCAAGGCCGACAAGCTCCCCGTCGGGCTGCCGCAGCCGAACTTCTTCACCGGTGAGAGCAAGACGAAGGACGACGCCGCCCGCGCCGCCAACGCGACGATGCCGGTCGAGAACTTCAGGGCGTTCATGGACAACCCCGTTCCCGGCAAGGCCGAGCCGCCGAAGGCACAGGAGATCTACAAGGTCCTCGACGTCGCCATGTCCGCCGTCCTGACCAACAAGGACGCCGACATCGACAAGCTGCTCGACACGGCGGAGCGGCAGGTCAACCAGATTCTCGCGAACAAGTGA